Proteins found in one Prosthecobacter sp. genomic segment:
- a CDS encoding PDDEXK nuclease domain-containing protein, with amino-acid sequence MAKKRPTKSVSPPTKRGAGYPALVKAISAVNTEMVTRTAAAVNQALVLRNWLVGAYIVEFEQNGADRAKYGARLLETLAADLTAKGIKGLGFTTLKMCRLFFQTYPAIGQAVLDQSGVKLPVLQTSQPVVDPLALVEVEANFTSSRRKISGTVSAELPSPLKPEQLARISWAHFLEFMRIDDPWQRAFYENELLKGHWSQRQLQRQIGSLLYERTGLSTDKKAVIERARRQEPRETIADMLRDPYVLEFTGLAEMPSYSEDELEAALLDHLQRFLLELGQGFCFEARQFRMTEGRRHHRVDLVFYHRILRCHVLIDLKIRHFKPEDAGQMNFYVNWFKANMTKPGDNPPVGILLCSDRDGAEVEFATAGMDNKLFVSRYLKALPSAEQLKAFLERDRAEIKTLTRSSRAKD; translated from the coding sequence ATGGCCAAGAAACGCCCAACCAAGTCCGTCTCACCGCCCACCAAGCGCGGTGCGGGATACCCCGCCCTCGTAAAGGCCATCTCTGCAGTGAACACCGAGATGGTCACCCGCACCGCCGCCGCTGTGAATCAGGCGCTCGTGCTGCGGAACTGGCTGGTGGGTGCCTACATTGTCGAGTTCGAACAGAACGGCGCGGACCGGGCGAAGTATGGTGCAAGGCTGCTGGAGACACTGGCGGCAGATTTGACAGCCAAAGGAATCAAGGGCCTGGGATTCACCACTCTCAAGATGTGCCGTCTGTTTTTCCAGACCTACCCGGCAATTGGTCAAGCAGTGCTTGACCAATCTGGAGTCAAACTTCCGGTCCTCCAAACAAGTCAACCCGTGGTTGACCCATTGGCGCTCGTGGAGGTCGAGGCGAATTTCACATCCAGTAGGCGCAAAATTTCAGGGACAGTGTCTGCCGAATTGCCCTCGCCGCTGAAGCCCGAGCAACTGGCCCGCATTTCCTGGGCGCACTTCCTTGAGTTCATGCGCATTGATGACCCGTGGCAGCGAGCCTTTTACGAGAACGAGTTGCTCAAGGGGCACTGGTCCCAACGTCAGCTCCAGCGCCAGATCGGCAGCCTGCTTTACGAGCGCACGGGCCTGTCCACGGACAAGAAGGCCGTCATCGAACGCGCCCGTCGGCAGGAGCCACGCGAGACCATCGCGGACATGCTGCGCGATCCCTACGTCCTGGAGTTCACTGGGCTGGCGGAGATGCCCAGTTACTCGGAGGACGAACTGGAGGCGGCGCTGCTGGATCATTTGCAGAGGTTTCTGCTGGAGCTGGGCCAGGGCTTCTGCTTCGAGGCGCGGCAGTTCCGCATGACGGAAGGACGGCGGCATCACCGGGTGGACCTGGTGTTTTACCACCGCATCCTGCGCTGCCATGTGCTCATTGATTTGAAGATCCGGCACTTCAAGCCAGAGGACGCGGGACAAATGAATTTCTATGTGAACTGGTTCAAGGCGAACATGACCAAACCCGGCGACAACCCGCCCGTGGGCATCCTGCTGTGCAGCGATCGCGACGGCGCGGAGGTGGAGTTCGCCACCGCAGGGATGGACAACAAGCTCTTCGTCTCCCGCTACCTCAAGGCGCTGCCGAGCGCGGAGCAACTGAAAGCCTTCCTGGAGCGCGACCGCGCGGAGATCAAGACGCTAACCCGCAGCTCCCGCGCCAAAGACTGA